TTCGGGCAATCCGGCAGATCTCGACACCACCGATAAAATTGCTATAAAAGTGCTCGAAGAAATTGCCGCCACGGCGCCCAAAGAAATTACCCAACAAATGCACGACAACATCAGATGGATAAAAGGAGCCAAAGAAAACAAGCTGGTGGTTGGATCGCAGGCACGGATACTTTACGCCGATGCCGAAGGACGCATCCGCATTGCAGAAACCTTTAACCAGGCCATTCGCTCAGGCGAAATATCAGCTCCGGTAGTGCTGGGGCGCGACCACCACGACGTGTCCGGCACCGACTCGCCTTACCGCGAAACTTCCAACATCTACGACGGTTCACAATTTACTGCCGACATGGCCATCCAAAACGTTATCGGCGACGCTTTCCGTGGCGCCACCTGGGTATCGATACACAACGGCGGCGGCGTGGGCTGGGGCGAAGTAATCAACGGCGGATTCGGCATGCTGCTCGACGGCTCCGAAGATGCCGGCCGTCGTTTGAAATCGATGCTTTATTGGGATGTTAATAATGGTATTGCCCGCCGTAACTGGGCACGTAACCCCGGCGCTATTTTCGCTATAAAGCGAGCCATGAAAGAGAACCCAAACCTAAAGGTGACACTTCCCAACGAAGCCGACGAGTCGATGCTGAAAAAGTTAGTGTGATGCAAATCATTTAATAAAACAGTTTCGGAAACCAACTAAAACCGGTGCAAGCCAACGATCTACATAAGCTCTATCAGGCAGAGCTGAGCGATTCCGACTTTGAGCGGCTCAGCGAATTTATCTTTCGCGAGTATGGCATCCACCTGCCGCCACACAAGAAGCTTATGCTCCAGAGCCGCCTGCGCTCACGCCTTAAAATAAACGGCTGCTTCGACTTTGCCACCTATATCGCCTACCTCTTCAGCAGCCGTGGCCAACAGGTTGAGCTTATCCACATGATCGATGCGGTTACCACCAATAAAACCGACTTCTTCCGCGAGCCCGATCATTTTGATTTTTTATACAGAAACGTGTTTATTGATCATTACCAACATTCGACAAATAGATCTTTCAAAATATGGAGCGCCGGATGTTCCACAGGCGAAGAGGCCTACACCATGGCCATCATTCTGAGTGAATTCAAAGCTTCGCATCATCAGTTCGAGTTTGAGATTGTAGCTACCGATGTTTCGGCAACGGCTTTGCGACAAGCTACCACGGCGATTTATCCGGAAAGCAAAACGCAGGTAATCCCGCTGAGCCTGCGCAAGAACTACCTGTTGCGCAGCTGCGACCGGACAGCTAAAACAGTGCGGATCGTTTCGGCACTGCGACAGAAAGTGCACTTTGAGCGGCAAAACCTGATGCACACCGACAAATTCCATGAAAGTGATTTTGATGTCATTTTTTGCCGCAACACGCTGATTTATTTTGATCGCGTAGTGCAATTACGGGTAGTTCGGGCGCTGCTTGACAAACTACGTAAAGGAGGATATTTTTTTATCGGGCACTCGGAGTCTTTATTCAGCGACTTGTGGCTTCCGCTGAAGAGAGTAGCGCCCGCTGTTTATCAAAAAATTTAAACTGCAAAAAGCAAATAACAATAAAACAATTCACAAATAAATCTCAATTATCAAAAAGCAAACGCTGCATGTCTTCACTATTTTTTTTTGGATTTATTTGAGATTTAGATTTTGTTTTTTGGATTTTATTTTTGAAAAAGGTTTGGGCTAAAGCCCGCTAATGTCTTGGATACTTGTTAGCCTCGGCCTGGTGTCCGGGGTTATTGAATCGTCTGGCTCTAGAGATATTCCTTCCGACTAGCGGCGGATGAGATTTAAGATTTGGAATTTGTTTTTTTGGGATTTTTGCCATCGTTAAAACCATAAATCATGACACCACTTACCGACCAGCAACTTATCGACGAGCTCCGGCACCGCATCGAGCAGCGCAGTGAGGCCTACCGCGAACTGGAAAAACTC
This portion of the Bacteroidales bacterium genome encodes:
- a CDS encoding protein-glutamate O-methyltransferase CheR, whose amino-acid sequence is MQANDLHKLYQAELSDSDFERLSEFIFREYGIHLPPHKKLMLQSRLRSRLKINGCFDFATYIAYLFSSRGQQVELIHMIDAVTTNKTDFFREPDHFDFLYRNVFIDHYQHSTNRSFKIWSAGCSTGEEAYTMAIILSEFKASHHQFEFEIVATDVSATALRQATTAIYPESKTQVIPLSLRKNYLLRSCDRTAKTVRIVSALRQKVHFERQNLMHTDKFHESDFDVIFCRNTLIYFDRVVQLRVVRALLDKLRKGGYFFIGHSESLFSDLWLPLKRVAPAVYQKI